In Salarias fasciatus chromosome 20, fSalaFa1.1, whole genome shotgun sequence, a single window of DNA contains:
- the pkig gene encoding cAMP-dependent protein kinase inhibitor gamma isoform X1, with protein sequence MISRCNESAGHGQMMDVETSYSDFINCDRTGRRNAVPDISGEEGSAGASTSELTKDLAEMDLKTAEGDPGATPAPEAEGSTSQDAQGSGGPS encoded by the exons ATGATCTCACG gtgTAATGAGAGCGCTGGTCATGGACAGATGATGGACGTGGAGACGTCGTACTCAGACTTCATCAACTGTGATCGCACAGGCCGCAGGAACGCAGTACCCGACATCTCAGGGGAGGAGGGGTCGGCAGGGGCCAGCACCAGTGAACTCACCAAAGACCTCGCAGAGATGGATCTTAAGACTGCAG AAGGAGACCCGGGGGCCACTCCGGCCCCCGAGGCCGAAGGCTCCACCAGCCAAGACGCCCAGGGAAGTGGAGGCCCGTcctaa
- the pkig gene encoding cAMP-dependent protein kinase inhibitor gamma isoform X2: protein MMDVETSYSDFINCDRTGRRNAVPDISGEEGSAGASTSELTKDLAEMDLKTAEGDPGATPAPEAEGSTSQDAQGSGGPS from the exons ATGATGGACGTGGAGACGTCGTACTCAGACTTCATCAACTGTGATCGCACAGGCCGCAGGAACGCAGTACCCGACATCTCAGGGGAGGAGGGGTCGGCAGGGGCCAGCACCAGTGAACTCACCAAAGACCTCGCAGAGATGGATCTTAAGACTGCAG AAGGAGACCCGGGGGCCACTCCGGCCCCCGAGGCCGAAGGCTCCACCAGCCAAGACGCCCAGGGAAGTGGAGGCCCGTcctaa